A region from the Aliarcobacter thereius LMG 24486 genome encodes:
- the napH gene encoding quinol dehydrogenase ferredoxin subunit NapH — protein MIKKYRFLIARRVSQISIMCLYILANIYGINILMGNLSSSLLLETINLSDPFAVLQMLFAGAIISFDIALGAFIIAIFYFIIGGRAFCSWVCPVNIITDFANYLRRVLKFDEVQKRQPATRNLRYWLILISFIISYFMGVAAFELISPVSMIHRGLIFGLGFGFATILVIFLFDLFVLKNGWCGHLCPLGGFYSLIGRFSLIRVHHNHKNCTNCMKCKVVCPEMQVLHMINKSSEAVLDECTNCGRCIEVCDDEALNFSIRNYIKDKK, from the coding sequence ATGATTAAAAAATATAGATTTTTAATAGCTAGAAGAGTTAGTCAAATCTCTATAATGTGCTTATATATCTTGGCAAATATATATGGAATAAATATATTAATGGGAAATTTAAGTAGTTCTTTACTACTTGAAACTATTAATTTAAGTGATCCTTTTGCTGTTTTACAAATGCTTTTTGCAGGAGCGATTATCTCTTTTGATATAGCTTTAGGAGCATTTATAATTGCAATATTTTATTTTATTATTGGTGGTCGTGCTTTTTGTTCTTGGGTTTGTCCTGTAAATATTATTACAGATTTTGCAAACTATTTAAGAAGAGTTTTGAAATTTGATGAAGTCCAAAAAAGACAACCAGCAACTAGGAATCTTAGATATTGGCTTATTTTAATAAGTTTCATTATCTCTTATTTTATGGGTGTTGCTGCTTTTGAATTAATCTCTCCTGTTTCAATGATTCACAGAGGATTAATATTTGGATTAGGTTTTGGTTTTGCAACAATATTAGTAATATTTTTGTTTGACTTATTTGTTTTAAAAAATGGTTGGTGTGGGCATCTTTGTCCTCTTGGTGGATTTTACTCACTAATTGGAAGATTTAGCCTTATAAGAGTGCATCACAATCACAAGAATTGTACAAACTGTATGAAGTGTAAAGTAGTTTGTCCTGAAATGCAAGTACTTCATATGATAAATAAAAGTTCTGAAGCTGTTTTAGATGAGTGTACAAATTGTGGAAGATGTATTGAAGTGTGCGATGATGAAGCACTTAATTTTTCAATAAGAAACTATATAAAGGATAAAAAATGA
- a CDS encoding nitrate reductase cytochrome c-type subunit: MKLFKIALISLIAIFFIACSEEKKEDNFGLRTGDLLDESSIVADPTNYSTDVAGTSTKIKRAFENAPPMIPHDTEGMLPITIDNNQCTMCHDPMIAESMGATPLPKSHFTDFREGVKIDNKGNLIRDGKNVDSSELKTIVKPLDHLSNARFNCSACHAPQSENQNVPKNNFTTEFRSIDLNDKSNLIDVLGEGVK, encoded by the coding sequence ATGAAACTTTTTAAAATTGCCTTAATCTCACTTATTGCTATATTTTTCATAGCATGTTCAGAAGAGAAAAAAGAGGATAATTTTGGATTAAGAACAGGGGATTTGCTAGATGAAAGTTCCATAGTTGCTGATCCTACAAATTATAGTACTGATGTAGCAGGAACTAGTACAAAAATAAAAAGAGCTTTTGAAAATGCTCCTCCTATGATTCCACATGACACAGAAGGAATGCTTCCAATTACTATTGATAATAATCAATGTACAATGTGTCATGATCCTATGATTGCTGAGTCAATGGGAGCAACTCCACTTCCAAAATCTCACTTCACAGATTTTAGAGAAGGTGTTAAAATAGATAATAAAGGAAACTTAATAAGAGATGGAAAAAATGTTGATAGTAGTGAATTAAAAACTATTGTAAAACCTTTAGATCATTTATCAAATGCTAGATTTAACTGTTCTGCTTGTCATGCACCACAATCAGAAAATCAAAATGTTCCTAAAAATAACTTTACAACAGAGTTTAGAAGCATTGATTTAAATGATAAATCAAATTTAATTGATGTTCTTGGTGAAGGTGTAAAATAG
- a CDS encoding ferredoxin-type protein NapF, protein MERRELFSSLSNSFRKESKKIKKIRPPYFIDENVFFTNCINCSTKDCITACEENIIFLDDDETVFIDFSKSGCTYCDLCANACTNNVLSMEYKNKINAKFEIDILSCLSWQNTMCFSCKDPCLDNAIDFLGVFRPSINNSCTSCGFCLKVCPSNAIKIK, encoded by the coding sequence ATGGAAAGAAGAGAGCTTTTTAGCTCTCTTTCTAATAGTTTTAGAAAAGAGAGTAAAAAAATAAAAAAAATTAGACCTCCATATTTTATAGATGAAAATGTTTTTTTCACAAACTGTATAAATTGTTCTACAAAAGATTGTATTACAGCTTGTGAAGAAAATATAATTTTCTTAGATGATGATGAAACAGTATTTATAGATTTCTCAAAAAGTGGTTGTACTTATTGTGATTTATGTGCAAATGCTTGTACAAATAATGTTTTAAGTATGGAATATAAGAACAAAATAAATGCTAAGTTTGAAATAGATATCCTTTCTTGCTTATCTTGGCAAAACACTATGTGTTTTTCTTGTAAAGATCCTTGTTTGGACAATGCAATCGATTTTTTAGGAGTTTTTAGACCTTCAATTAATAACAGTTGCACTTCATGTGGATTTTGTTTAAAAGTTTGTCCAAGCAATGCAATAAAAATAAAGTAG
- a CDS encoding WD40 repeat domain-containing protein gives MKFFIFLSFLILSLQAKEINPSFSFFASGGINDIKKYKNNLYLATSSSSIDIFDLNKNEIINTIKIPKIKDFTNKVIDSKVFSVDAINDKRLILSQGESGGRDIFIEENGILENIINSEERLFIAYAKFLDENKIIYSLLSNQIFIYDLKEKKILKELHISYSSFSHFVLSDDLRYVFVADESGTISKIATNTLEIIKEFNKENVDRVFKVDYKNSTILASGQDRRAAIYFEDSSNSYHKSIDFLVYSGALNNDASKAAISYNENNDILVFDVLSQNEEHILKGNNSLITSILFLNNYEIVVASDDKKVNIFNLKE, from the coding sequence ATGAAATTTTTTATATTTTTATCGTTTTTAATTTTATCTCTACAAGCAAAAGAGATAAATCCATCATTCTCTTTTTTTGCAAGTGGTGGTATAAACGATATAAAGAAATACAAAAACAATCTCTATTTAGCTACAAGTAGTAGCAGTATTGATATCTTTGATTTAAATAAAAATGAGATAATAAATACTATTAAAATACCAAAAATAAAAGATTTTACAAATAAAGTTATTGATTCTAAAGTTTTTAGTGTTGATGCAATAAATGATAAAAGATTGATTTTATCTCAAGGAGAAAGTGGAGGAAGAGATATTTTCATAGAGGAAAATGGGATTTTAGAAAATATCATCAATTCAGAAGAGAGACTTTTTATTGCTTATGCAAAGTTTTTAGATGAAAATAAAATTATATATTCTTTACTATCAAATCAAATATTTATCTATGATTTAAAAGAGAAAAAAATATTAAAAGAGCTTCATATCTCTTATTCTTCTTTTTCTCACTTTGTTTTAAGTGATGATTTAAGATATGTTTTTGTAGCAGATGAAAGTGGAACTATTAGCAAAATAGCTACAAATACTTTAGAAATTATTAAAGAATTTAATAAAGAAAATGTTGATAGAGTTTTTAAAGTTGATTATAAAAACAGTACTATCTTAGCATCTGGTCAAGATAGAAGAGCAGCTATATATTTTGAAGACTCTTCAAATTCATATCATAAGAGTATTGATTTTTTAGTTTACTCTGGTGCTTTAAATAATGATGCTTCAAAAGCTGCAATCTCTTATAATGAAAATAATGATATTTTAGTATTTGATGTTTTATCTCAAAACGAGGAGCATATTTTAAAAGGAAACAACTCTTTAATTACTTCAATTCTATTTTTGAATAACTATGAAATAGTAGTTGCAAGTGATGATAAAAAAGTAAATATATTTAATTTAAAGGAGTAA
- a CDS encoding chaperone NapD gives MNISSIVVQTLAKNLDSVINDLKESGVCDYHMHDEKGRIIVTIEGKNVEEELKKLKVIEAIPFVSSADMQMSYSEEELSSHLEVLENSDAVPKVLNDKDIKAEDIVYRGDLKKKDLIDFSNEFDKA, from the coding sequence ATGAATATTTCAAGTATTGTGGTACAAACCTTAGCAAAAAATCTAGATAGTGTTATTAATGATTTAAAAGAGTCTGGTGTTTGTGATTATCATATGCATGATGAAAAAGGTCGAATAATTGTTACTATTGAAGGAAAGAATGTAGAAGAAGAGCTTAAAAAACTAAAAGTAATAGAAGCAATTCCTTTCGTAAGTAGTGCTGATATGCAGATGTCTTATAGTGAAGAAGAGCTATCAAGTCATCTTGAAGTTTTAGAAAATTCTGATGCTGTTCCTAAAGTTTTAAATGATAAAGATATAAAAGCTGAAGATATTGTTTATAGAGGAGATCTTAAAAAGAAAGATTTAATAGACTTTTCAAATGAATTTGATAAAGCTTAA
- the serS gene encoding serine--tRNA ligase, with protein sequence MIDIKLLQNDFEKISQALQKKGVSNELLNSLKDLALKTKQKRQEMEDITASQNLLSKEFGRYKKENLDIGELQSKINALKTQKQEMEDEVRDLENELNSIILGVPNTPDDSVPVGADENENIVLEVIGEKPKFSFPAKEHWDISCDWLDFERGVKLAKSRFTALKGEGARLERALINYMLDFNRQRGFNEWYVPFMANSNTLLGTGQLPKFEDDLFKIEGEDLYLIPTSEVSLTNLYNDEILDKKELPLLLTSYTPCFRKEAGSAGRDTRGFIRQHQFDKVEMVAISSQENSEEIFNKMVQTASDLLSSLGLCHQKVQLCTGDLGFSAATTIDLEVWLPGQNKFREISSISNTRDFQARRAKIRYKEDKKNIFVHTLNGSSLAVGRTLVAIMENYQQEDGTIIIPEVLKPYLK encoded by the coding sequence ATGATAGATATAAAACTACTACAAAATGATTTTGAAAAGATTAGCCAAGCTTTACAAAAAAAAGGTGTAAGTAATGAACTTTTAAATAGTTTAAAAGATTTAGCCCTAAAAACAAAGCAAAAAAGACAAGAGATGGAAGATATAACAGCTTCTCAAAATCTTCTATCAAAAGAGTTTGGAAGATACAAAAAAGAGAATCTCGATATTGGGGAACTTCAATCAAAGATTAATGCTTTAAAAACTCAAAAACAAGAGATGGAAGATGAAGTTAGAGATTTAGAAAATGAATTAAACTCTATTATTTTAGGTGTGCCAAATACTCCTGATGATAGTGTTCCAGTTGGAGCAGATGAAAATGAAAATATTGTTTTAGAAGTTATTGGAGAAAAACCAAAATTCTCTTTTCCTGCTAAAGAGCATTGGGATATATCTTGTGATTGGTTAGATTTTGAAAGAGGTGTTAAATTAGCAAAATCACGATTTACAGCTCTTAAAGGTGAGGGTGCAAGACTTGAAAGAGCATTGATAAACTATATGCTTGATTTTAATAGACAAAGAGGATTCAATGAGTGGTATGTTCCTTTTATGGCAAACTCAAATACTCTTTTAGGAACAGGGCAACTTCCAAAATTTGAAGATGATTTATTTAAAATAGAAGGGGAAGATTTATATTTAATTCCAACATCAGAAGTTAGTCTTACAAATCTTTATAATGATGAAATATTGGATAAAAAGGAATTACCTTTACTTCTTACATCTTATACTCCTTGTTTTAGAAAAGAAGCAGGAAGTGCAGGAAGAGATACAAGAGGTTTTATAAGACAACATCAATTTGATAAGGTTGAAATGGTTGCAATAAGTTCACAAGAAAACTCTGAAGAGATATTCAATAAGATGGTACAAACAGCTAGTGATTTATTAAGTTCACTTGGACTTTGTCATCAAAAAGTACAACTATGTACAGGAGATTTAGGATTTAGTGCAGCAACAACTATTGATTTAGAAGTGTGGTTACCAGGACAAAATAAATTTAGAGAAATATCTTCAATATCAAATACAAGAGATTTTCAAGCAAGAAGAGCAAAAATAAGATACAAAGAAGATAAAAAAAATATATTTGTACATACTTTAAATGGTTCAAGTTTGGCTGTTGGAAGAACACTGGTTGCTATTATGGAAAACTATCAACAAGAAGATGGAACAATAATAATACCAGAAGTTTTAAAACCATATTTAAAATAA
- a CDS encoding TonB-dependent receptor domain-containing protein gives MKTNTKAKIFIYSLLLPHLLFSETTILEEVKIEEKSISTNPIDINLEKVEQNQANSFKEIFDNHSSIEIGGGAINVQRVYLRGLESSNFDISLDGAKQGKNMFQHRSNELGINPDLLKVVNIKTSNDASKGQALGGSIEISTKDAQDFIKHNKNSGVILKTGYNTNANQKYGSTTAYSVFENNLGAYFSISGLNSDDYKDANKNKEIGSEYKDRDYLFKISLLNSNNHDLRLSINQNENSGDTRWRGTEYRPKPEELEKIVSTTTNYTLNHTYNPNNLINLNTNLNLTDISLERKEPKNNLNKKLDGTREYENRNIGLNVQNHFDFDISSTTNRVSIGADYQKEHGNGSFEAHNLDKAVTKYSDLNSENKALFIQNRTTIDSLGLDYGLRYDYYTFKTGLGKQSDYTFSPNIGIDYEATENSLIYANYGKASRMSGIIPFTWELNTKIDSTYSKDLKAEKSNRYEIGYKYNKTDTFLSDDYLSFNANIFQTKLKDLIVSGAIGGGSGEGGRTLEDIYNRDDEFKSKGFELKLIYNYDIFSTSFAYTQIDTNAKNMDTNGTIYNEDQNIRRVGGYDSKKFIFNGAVDLSEDFTINYILNAVAKTDILDSNNNEINRAGYVTHDINLKYILKDWTFFFAVNNLTNKQYAKATTISTKNQADIYRYEMGRDYKFALKYEF, from the coding sequence ATGAAAACAAATACTAAAGCCAAGATATTTATCTACTCTTTGTTACTACCTCATCTTCTATTTTCAGAAACAACTATCTTAGAAGAAGTAAAAATAGAAGAAAAAAGTATAAGCACAAATCCAATTGATATTAATTTGGAAAAAGTTGAACAAAATCAAGCAAACTCATTTAAAGAGATTTTTGATAATCACTCATCTATTGAGATTGGTGGTGGAGCTATAAATGTACAAAGAGTTTATTTAAGAGGTTTAGAAAGTTCAAATTTTGATATTTCACTAGACGGTGCAAAACAGGGTAAAAATATGTTTCAACATAGAAGTAATGAACTTGGAATTAATCCAGATTTACTAAAAGTTGTAAATATAAAAACATCTAATGATGCTTCAAAAGGTCAAGCTCTTGGTGGAAGTATAGAGATAAGTACAAAAGATGCACAAGATTTTATTAAACATAATAAAAATTCTGGAGTTATTTTAAAAACAGGATACAACACAAATGCAAATCAAAAATATGGAAGCACAACTGCTTATTCAGTTTTTGAAAACAACTTAGGAGCTTATTTTAGTATTAGTGGATTAAATAGTGATGATTATAAAGATGCCAATAAAAATAAAGAGATAGGAAGTGAATATAAAGATAGAGATTATCTATTTAAAATAAGTTTACTAAATTCAAATAATCATGATCTAAGATTATCAATAAACCAAAATGAAAATAGTGGTGATACAAGATGGAGAGGAACTGAGTATAGACCAAAGCCTGAAGAACTTGAGAAAATAGTATCAACTACTACAAATTACACTTTAAATCATACATATAATCCAAACAATTTAATAAATTTAAATACAAATTTAAATCTTACAGATATAAGCTTGGAAAGAAAAGAACCAAAAAATAATTTAAACAAGAAATTAGATGGAACTAGAGAATACGAAAATAGAAATATTGGATTAAATGTTCAAAATCACTTTGATTTTGATATATCTTCAACAACAAATAGAGTATCCATTGGAGCTGATTATCAAAAAGAGCATGGAAATGGTAGTTTTGAAGCACATAATTTAGATAAAGCTGTTACAAAATACTCTGATTTGAATTCAGAAAACAAAGCTTTATTTATTCAAAATAGAACTACAATTGACTCTTTAGGGCTTGATTATGGATTAAGATATGACTACTATACTTTTAAAACTGGACTTGGAAAACAAAGTGATTATACTTTTTCTCCAAATATTGGTATTGATTATGAAGCCACAGAGAACTCTTTAATTTATGCAAACTATGGAAAAGCTAGTAGAATGAGTGGAATCATTCCTTTTACATGGGAACTAAATACAAAAATCGATTCAACTTACTCAAAAGATTTAAAAGCCGAAAAATCGAATAGATATGAAATTGGTTATAAATATAATAAAACTGATACTTTTTTAAGTGATGATTATCTATCTTTTAATGCAAATATTTTTCAAACGAAATTAAAAGATTTAATAGTATCAGGTGCTATTGGTGGTGGAAGTGGTGAAGGAGGAAGAACTTTAGAAGATATTTATAATAGAGATGATGAGTTTAAATCAAAAGGTTTTGAACTAAAACTTATATACAACTACGATATTTTTTCAACATCATTTGCTTATACACAAATTGATACAAATGCAAAAAATATGGATACAAATGGAACAATTTATAATGAAGACCAAAATATAAGAAGAGTTGGAGGCTATGATAGTAAAAAGTTTATTTTTAATGGTGCAGTTGATTTATCAGAAGATTTTACTATAAATTATATTTTAAATGCAGTTGCAAAAACAGATATTTTAGATAGTAATAACAATGAGATAAATAGAGCTGGTTATGTAACTCATGATATAAACTTAAAATATATATTAAAAGATTGGACTTTTTTCTTTGCTGTTAATAACTTAACAAATAAACAATACGCAAAAGCTACAACAATATCTACAAAAAATCAAGCTGATATTTATAGATACGAAATGGGGAGAGATTATAAATTTGCTCTTAAATATGAATTCTAA
- a CDS encoding manganese efflux pump MntP produces MLEVLILAFALSMDAFAVAIGIGIKNRSNLKTIALKVAIFFGFFQALMPFIGYLGNIGLKDYILNYDKIIAFILLLLIGLKMIYEAFKNEEEKDFNLTNRVLFTLAIATSLDAMAAGYSLHLFNINIYLSLFIIGFTTFIISYLGVYIGSRGGVKYEKKAEILGGVILILIGFKILLF; encoded by the coding sequence ATGTTAGAAGTTTTAATCTTAGCATTTGCACTAAGCATGGATGCTTTTGCAGTAGCTATTGGAATAGGTATAAAAAATAGATCAAATTTGAAAACAATTGCTTTAAAAGTAGCTATCTTCTTTGGATTTTTTCAAGCTTTAATGCCTTTTATTGGTTATTTAGGAAATATTGGTTTAAAAGATTATATTCTAAACTATGACAAAATCATTGCATTTATTTTACTTCTTTTAATTGGTTTAAAAATGATTTATGAAGCTTTTAAAAATGAAGAAGAGAAAGATTTTAATCTGACAAATAGAGTATTGTTTACTTTAGCAATAGCTACAAGCTTAGATGCTATGGCAGCTGGATATAGTTTACATCTATTTAATATTAATATTTATTTATCACTATTTATAATTGGTTTCACAACTTTTATTATCTCTTATCTTGGTGTTTATATTGGAAGCCGTGGTGGTGTGAAATATGAAAAAAAAGCTGAAATTTTAGGCGGAGTTATTCTAATATTAATCGGATTTAAAATTTTACTTTTTTAA
- a CDS encoding helix-turn-helix domain-containing protein encodes MTKRYLKDLISLNIKNKNNIIKNSFPNNFGTDYMEKINIQDGILFSKIEYNLLEPVYLEAQKQNERKFVITISLKGNSDYINNYDKRIIPFKEGFTTITLFENTEGFRKFKDKEINQVRLILSEDFLLRNFQKSIVEKYFYNKQRLQLLDFNLTSIESQFLLNDILNCKLIGELANIYKQGKVLELLSLEILKLERNKDIIFLDDYDKNAILKAKEILLDNLQNPPSIISLSKMVHLSEVKLKKGFKQLYKTSPYKLLLAYKMNIAKNLLQSGEYNINEIALKVGYKFANNFTNAFFKEFKIRPKDILKK; translated from the coding sequence ATGACAAAAAGATATTTAAAGGATTTGATTAGTTTAAATATAAAGAATAAAAATAATATTATAAAAAATAGTTTCCCAAATAATTTTGGAACGGATTATATGGAAAAAATAAATATTCAAGATGGGATTCTTTTCTCAAAAATAGAATATAATTTATTAGAACCTGTATATTTAGAAGCACAAAAACAAAATGAACGAAAATTTGTAATTACTATATCACTCAAAGGAAATTCTGACTATATAAATAATTATGATAAAAGAATAATACCTTTTAAAGAAGGTTTTACCACAATAACATTATTTGAAAATACAGAAGGATTTAGAAAATTTAAAGATAAAGAAATAAATCAAGTTAGATTAATATTAAGTGAAGATTTTTTATTAAGAAATTTCCAAAAGAGTATAGTTGAAAAATATTTTTATAATAAACAAAGATTACAACTATTAGATTTTAATTTGACTTCAATTGAATCTCAATTTTTATTAAATGATATATTAAATTGTAAATTAATTGGAGAATTAGCTAATATTTATAAACAAGGTAAAGTTCTTGAATTATTATCTTTAGAAATCTTAAAACTTGAAAGAAATAAAGATATTATATTTCTTGATGATTATGATAAAAATGCAATTTTGAAAGCTAAAGAGATTTTATTAGATAACTTACAAAATCCTCCATCTATAATCTCTTTATCAAAAATGGTACACTTAAGTGAAGTAAAGCTGAAAAAAGGGTTTAAGCAACTTTATAAAACTTCTCCATATAAATTATTATTAGCTTATAAAATGAACATAGCAAAAAATCTCCTTCAAAGTGGAGAATATAATATTAATGAGATAGCTTTAAAAGTTGGCTATAAATTTGCAAATAATTTTACAAATGCTTTTTTTAAAGAGTTTAAAATTAGACCCAAAGATATTTTAAAAAAGTAA
- a CDS encoding TonB-dependent receptor translates to MLKFHSLKFSFLAYILLSNNLLAKDEITTLDSIKVTAQKKEENIQKVPISISAFDDISIEDKSIDSLEDIAKYTPNLMLYNTGQEGLIVPSIRGISGNVLSYSTPVGLYVDGIPTTSTFGFDDAISDIERIEILRGPQGTLYGKNSEAGVINIITKQPNNELRTKLFSKIGNNGRRDFGLNVSGPIIKNKFYVGIAYNHKEIDGFIKNTLTNDYINEKKSDYGKLVLRTTPTDNLDISLISSIHKEDNGSHNWVNSTNNKKEVSSNLKGSSTPKDTTFALNVNYNIDENSKIKSITTKKEYKDKAIVDADFTPLTLRHIYKNNELNTISQEFRYETILNKTELTSGIYFDKKDDDLYVRIFAPFNPTGFANPQDMSSKSIGIFTNIIHPLNNFWVLSAGIRYDKEKKEMQVKNTTIDLENSYSSISPKIGAQYNINENQMSYFTIAKAYRSGGFNPFATSEVQAYDEENLISYELGYKAMFFDNRLKFNTNVYYMDIRNMQVEETPMLGTTYMVNAATATSKGLELEIEGLVTNKLSLFVSGGLNKTTFDKFSDIAGDYSGNYNPLAPKYNFNLGAQYRANNGLYARIDFNGYGKTYFDKANTNYQKAYNLVDTKIGYEANNFDIYFYVNNLFDKNYDAIGAYFSGTTTILRPEQEFGIKLAYRF, encoded by the coding sequence ATGCTTAAATTTCATTCACTAAAGTTTTCTTTTTTAGCTTATATTTTATTATCAAATAATTTATTAGCAAAAGATGAAATTACAACTTTAGATAGTATTAAAGTAACTGCACAAAAAAAAGAGGAAAATATCCAAAAAGTTCCTATATCAATATCTGCTTTTGATGATATTTCAATAGAAGATAAATCTATTGATAGTTTAGAAGATATTGCAAAATATACCCCAAACTTAATGCTTTATAACACAGGGCAAGAAGGCTTAATAGTTCCTTCAATTAGAGGAATAAGTGGAAATGTTCTATCTTATTCAACTCCTGTTGGGCTCTATGTTGACGGAATTCCTACTACAAGTACCTTTGGTTTTGATGATGCAATTAGTGATATTGAAAGAATTGAAATTTTAAGAGGACCACAAGGAACTTTATATGGTAAGAATAGTGAAGCAGGAGTTATAAATATCATCACAAAACAACCTAATAATGAATTAAGGACTAAACTCTTTTCAAAAATAGGAAATAATGGAAGAAGAGATTTTGGATTAAATGTAAGTGGTCCAATAATAAAAAATAAGTTTTATGTAGGTATAGCTTATAATCATAAAGAAATAGATGGATTTATAAAAAACACTCTTACAAATGATTATATAAATGAGAAAAAAAGTGATTATGGAAAATTAGTCCTTAGAACAACTCCAACAGATAATCTTGATATCTCTTTAATATCATCAATACATAAAGAAGACAATGGTAGCCACAACTGGGTTAATTCAACAAATAACAAAAAAGAAGTTAGTTCAAATTTAAAAGGAAGTTCTACTCCAAAAGATACAACTTTTGCTTTAAATGTAAACTATAATATAGATGAAAACTCTAAAATCAAATCTATAACTACAAAAAAAGAGTACAAAGATAAAGCAATAGTAGATGCAGATTTTACCCCTTTGACTTTAAGACATATTTATAAAAACAATGAATTAAATACAATCTCTCAAGAGTTTAGATATGAAACAATATTGAATAAAACAGAACTAACTTCAGGAATTTATTTTGATAAAAAAGATGATGACTTATATGTAAGAATATTTGCACCTTTTAATCCAACAGGATTTGCAAATCCTCAAGATATGAGTTCTAAAAGTATAGGAATTTTTACAAATATCATTCATCCTTTAAATAATTTCTGGGTTTTAAGTGCAGGAATTAGATATGACAAAGAAAAAAAAGAGATGCAAGTAAAAAACACAACTATTGATTTAGAAAATAGTTATAGCAGTATTTCTCCAAAAATTGGAGCTCAATACAATATAAATGAGAATCAAATGAGCTATTTTACAATAGCAAAAGCGTATAGAAGTGGAGGATTTAACCCTTTTGCTACATCAGAAGTACAAGCATACGATGAGGAAAATTTGATCTCTTATGAACTTGGATATAAAGCAATGTTTTTTGATAATCGTTTAAAATTTAACACAAATGTCTATTATATGGACATAAGAAATATGCAAGTAGAAGAAACTCCCATGCTTGGTACTACTTATATGGTAAATGCAGCAACTGCAACTTCAAAAGGGCTAGAGTTAGAAATTGAAGGTTTAGTAACAAATAAATTAAGTTTATTTGTAAGTGGAGGCTTAAATAAAACAACTTTTGATAAATTTAGTGATATAGCAGGAGATTATAGTGGAAATTACAATCCTCTTGCTCCAAAATATAATTTTAATTTAGGAGCTCAATATAGAGCAAACAATGGTTTATATGCAAGAATTGATTTTAATGGATATGGAAAAACTTATTTTGATAAGGCAAATACAAACTATCAAAAAGCTTATAACTTAGTTGATACAAAAATTGGTTATGAAGCAAATAATTTTGATATATATTTTTATGTAAATAATTTATTTGATAAAAACTATGATGCAATAGGTGCATATTTTAGTGGAACAACAACTATTTTAAGACCAGAACAAGAGTTTGGTATCAAATTAGCTTATAGATTTTAA